A single window of Ananas comosus cultivar F153 linkage group 24, ASM154086v1, whole genome shotgun sequence DNA harbors:
- the LOC109728708 gene encoding protein FAR1-RELATED SEQUENCE 5-like: MMDGHPHGLIDQPVDLEDENINFWATLGVSPHVPVVEPPPPDHPITPHHHHPVVHHHHHHHQIEQQQQQQQQHLELVEPQSARRELFPTEGDPRLEPFLGMEFESGEAAKTFYIAYAGHVGFSIRIARSRRSKCNESVIMLRFVCSREGFSREKRITAGKKTRKRAASIREGCKAMLEVIRRGDEKWVVTKLVKEHNHEVGMPSRVHYIETEGGSEIDPYVGMEFHCLEAAKTFYYSYASRTGFEARVRQSRRSLHDESLKMLKLVCSKHRYHSGRENIGGEEGKRVPIVDPSKEDCKALFEIIRKDSDVWMVSKVVLEHSHPLTPVPPSKVRCVRSQGEILVIAKNFADTRNLLLNGQDSRYPREIRYNDLGPEDAQSLLEYFKKTQEENPAFFYAVQIEKNNCMTNIFWVDAKARMAYYHFGDAVRFDTRYKDDKELIPIVTFMGVNHHAQPVIFGCALLVDESESSFSWLFEKWLAAMPAGAPVSLVTELNRPMATAVAKVFPNTRHFFCKKHVLSTIQEDLPDLYTEHSRFEAELRKCIDWSESIESFESCWDAIHTKYGLKENAYLQSLYDIRHQWVPVYVKETFLAEVSISQSSEGLDKVILKYFTAKTQLRIAVRQLGQALASHYEKEAQADFITMFEKPFLRTASPMEKQAAAIYTRAIFNRFQEEFVESLGYHVDKIDDNKYQVTRNDGDEETHTVTFIASENKARCTCCMFEFCGILCRHALRVFIVEGVRTLPKDYILKRWTKHAKSGTVMDHYVELRANCEDPSTARYTDLCRDAIKCAKEGAASAELYKVAKDALQKASEEILSTKQKKGQPPIMQIFMTSQKKHSKRLGKVTPKKDFPDKSVKRSASRNSLIEDDIR, translated from the coding sequence ATGATGGATGGGCACCCGCACGGGCTGATCGACCAGCCCGTCGACCTCGAGGATGAGAACATCAACTTCTGGGCCACGCTCGGAGTCAGCCCGCATGTCCCTGTCGTCGAGCCGCCGCCACCGGACCACCCTATTACCCCTCACCATCACCACCCTGTTgttcaccaccaccaccaccaccaccaaattgaacaacagcagcagcagcagcagcagcaccttGAGCTTGTGGAGCCGCAATCCGCGCGGCGAGAGCTTTTCCCCACTGAGGGGGACCCACGCCTTGAGCCCTTCCTGGGCATGGAGTTTGAGTCCGGCGAGGCGGCCAAGACCTTCTACATAGCCTACGCCGGCCACGTGGGCTTCTCCATCCGCATTGCTCGCTCTCGCCGGTCCAAGTGCAATGAATCCGTCATCATGCTACGTTTTGTATGCTCAAGAGAAGGGTTCAGCCGTGAGAAGCGCATTACTGCCGGCAAGAAGACCAGAAAGCGTGCCGCATCGATTAGAGAAGGATGTAAAGCGATGCTTGAGGTGATTCGGCGGGGAGATGAGAAATGGGTCGTGACCAAGCTCGTGAAGGAGCATAATCACGAGGTGGGGATGCCGAGTAGGGTCCATTATATTGAGACTGAGGGTGGCTCTGAGATTGACCCTTATGTTGGTATGGAATTTCACTGTCTTGAAGCCGCAAAGACGTTCTACTATTCCTACGCCAGCCGCACGGGGTTCGAAGCTCGTGTTCGGCAATCTCGCCGTTCGCTGCACGATGAATCTTTAAAGATGTTGAAACTCGTTTGTTCAAAGCATCGGTACCATTCAGGAAGGGAGAACATCGGAGGGGAGGAAGGGAAGCGGGTGCCGATTGTTGATCCTTCAAAGGAGGACTGCAAGGCATTGTTTGAGATAATTAGGAAGGACAGCGATGTGTGGATGGTCTCCAAGGTCGTGTTGGAGCATAGCCATCCGTTGACTCCTGTTCCACCGAGCAAAGTGCGGTGCGTCCGCTCGCAAGGGGAGATTCTTGTTATTGCAAAGAACTTTGCCGACACAAGAAATCTTTTACTTAATGGTCAAGACTCGCGGTATCCCAGAGAGATCCGGTATAATGATTTGGGGCCGGAAGATGCTCAGAGCCTTTTAGAGTATTTCAAGAAAACGCAAGAGGAAAATCCCGCATTTTTCTATGCTGTGCAGATCGAGAAGAACAATTGCATGACTAATATCTTCTGGGTGGACGCCAAAGCTCGAATGGCTTACTACCATTTTGGGGATGCTGTTAGATTCGACACAAGATATAAGGATGATAAGGAATTAATACCCATAGTGACATTTATGGGTGTGAACCATCACGCACAACCAGTGATATTTGGCTGTGCTCTACTCGTGGACGAATCGGAGTCGTCATTTTCTTGGCTATTTGAGAAATGGCTAGCTGCAATGCCAGCTGGCGCTCCGGTTTCACTAGTAACCGAATTAAACCGGCCGATGGCAACAGCGGTCGCTAAGGTATTCCCTAACACACGACACTTTTTCTGCAAGAAACACGTTCTGAGTACCATCCAGGAAGACTTACCTGATTTGTATACAGAACATTCCCGTTTTGAAGCCGAGCTAAGGAAGTGTATTGACTGGTCTGAATCGATCGAATCGTTTGAGTCGTGTTGGGATGCGATACATACCAAATATGGCTTGAAGGAGAATGCTTACCTGCAGTCATTGTATGATATTCGCCATCAATGGGTCCCGGTGTATGTGAAGGAAACATTCCTTGCTGAAGTTTCCATATCTCAAAGCAGTGAAGGTCTAGACAAGGTTATTCTGAAGTATTTTACGGCAAAGACCCAATTGAGGATAGCTGTTAGGCAACTCGGACAGGCCCTTGCTAGCCACTATGAGAAGGAAGCTCAAGCAGACTTTATTACAATGTTTGAAAAACCATTTTTACGGACTGCATCGCCAATGGAAAAGCAAGCGGCTGCTATCTACACCAGGGCTATATTCAATAGGTTCCAGGAGGAATTTGTTGAGTCCTTGGGTTATCATGTGGATAAAATTGACGATAATAAGTATCAGGTGACGAGAAATGACGGCGATGAGGAGACGCATACTGTCACTTTTATTGCCTCTGAGAACAAAGCGCGTTGTACTTGCTGTATGTTTGAGTTCTGCGGCATCTTATGTAGGCATGCATTGAGGGTGTTCATAGTCGAAGGTGTCCGCACTCTTCCGAAAGACTACATTTTAAAACGGTGGACAAAACATGCTAAGAGCGGTACTGTAATGGATCATTATGTTGAACTAAGAGCTAACTGTGAAGACCCTTCAACTGCAAGATACACTGATCTCTGTCGTGATGCCATTAAATGTGCAAAAGAGGGCGCGGCATCCGCCGAGCTGTATAAAGTTGCAAAGGATGCGCTTCA
- the LOC109728720 gene encoding uncharacterized protein LOC109728720 produces the protein MMDPQSFVKLSVGSLGLRIPHQAPKASHGTNVSNSSCLCEIRLRGFPVQTASVPLISAPESNLESQSNYAAVFYLEDSDLKALRAPRCFQTSQFNLEISVYMGKPGLHCGVGGGKQLIGTFRVEVGPGLLEGKPTLLHNGWISIGKNKKKEERRGGPELHLTVRLDPDPRYVFQFEDETMLSPQIVQLRGSSKQPIFSCKFSQGRRASQVDPMSNYWSSYNNDDKDAERRERKGWKVMIHDLSGSAVAAAFMATPFVPSMGCDRVVRSNPGAWLIVRPDPMGSSDSWHPWGRLEAWRESGPRDSVCLRFSLLPESQDAGVLVSEVLISSDKGGEFYIDMDRQTPVGAPVSAPQGGSGDHALAALGGCAVGGFVMNCKVQGEGKCSKPLVQLAMRHITCVEDAAIFMALAAAVDLSIKACRPFRRKPKKGYTHALLT, from the exons ATGATGGATCCCCAATCATTCGTCAAGTTATCAGTCGGATCGCTGGGGCTAAGAATTCCACATCAAGCTCCAAAGGCTTCCCACGGTACAAACGTATCGAATTCCTCATGCTTGTGCGAGATCCGCCTTCGAGGCTTTCCGGTTCAGACTGCATCAGTCCCCTTAATATCCGCGCCGGAGTCCAATCTCGAGTCTCAAAGCAATTATGCTGCGGTTTTCTATCTCGAAGACTCCGACTTGAAGGCGTTGAGGGCCCCACGGTGCTTCCAAACCTCCCAATTTAATCTCGAGATTTCGGTGTATATGGGAAAGCCGGGTCTGCACTGCGGCGTCGGCGGGGGGAAGCAGCTGATCGGGACATTCAGGGTGGAGGTGGGTCCTGGGTTGTTGGAAGGGAAACCCACTTTGCTTCATAATGGTTGGATTAGCATTGGcaagaacaagaaaaaagaagagcgGAGAGGTGGGCCGGAGCTGCACCTGACGGTGAGGCTAGACCCGGACCCTCGTTATGTTTTCCAGTTTGAGGACGAGACGATGTTGAGTCCGCAGATAGTTCAGCTACGCGGGAGCAGCAAGCAGCCCATATTCAGCTGCAAGTTCAGCCAAGGCCGGCG GGCGTCTCAAGTAGATCCGATGAGCAACTACTGGTCGAGCTACAACAATGACGACAAAGATGCAGAAAGGAGGGAGAGGAAAGGCTGGAAGGTGATGATTCACGACCTCTCAGGCTCCGCTGTCGCCGCAGCGTTCATGGCAACACCGTTCGTCCCCTCAATGGGCTGCGACCGAGTTGTGCGGTCCAACCCGGGTGCCTGGCTTATCGTCCGCCCCGATCCTATGGGCTCGTCCGACAGCTGGCACCCCTGGGGCCGGCTAGAGGCCTGGCGAGAATCTGGGCCGCGGGACTCCGTCTGCCTCCGCTTCAGCCTTCTCCCTGAGAGCCAAGATGCCGGTGTTCTTGTTTCAGAGGTTTTGATAAGTAGCGACAAGGGCGGAGAGTTCTATATCGATATGGACCGACAGACGCCGGTGGGAGCGCCCGTCTCAGCCCCGCAGGGCGGTTCAGGGGATCACGCCCTCGCGGCCTTGGGAGGATGCGCGGTCGGCGGGTTTGTTATGAATTGTAAGGTTCAAGGGGAAGGGAAGTGCAGTAAACCGCTTGTGCAGCTGGCCATGCGCCACATAACTTGTGTGGAGGATGCTGCGATATTCATGGCCCTCGCGGCTGCCGTGGACCTCAGCATAAAGGCTTGCAGGCCGTTTAGGAGAAAGCCCAAGAAGGGATATACTCACGCGCTTCTAACATGA
- the LOC109728775 gene encoding protein FAR1-RELATED SEQUENCE 5-like has protein sequence MDGALSEDGGLIRDINHMDLNDNSTDPSHMALALGAFGIELNNASIPSDFLQLDSSTDIGEPSVGMEFDSDEAAKEYYIAYANHVGFGVRMNKSRRSRKDDSVIMRRFVCTREGFHSKRVIYDDGKKKRKRGTSREGCMAMIEVIRKDHGKWIVTKLVTEHTHMVTLPGKVRPRDDKIGAAPSSSGLLLGESSGSGFNNLKNFNRGIRVNPFGEGGEAQGLLEYLKRKQAENPAFFYAIQVDNNNCMTNVFWADAKARMAYRHFSDAVTFDTSYKKTKYMMPFATFRGVNHHLQSVTFGCALLMDETKGSYVWLFETWLAAMGSHPPALLIADRDKAMEGAIARVFPNTRHRFCKWHILSRCKQKLSDIYLKHTTLKSDLKECINNSQTIEEFETRWECILDRYNLWDNAWLQLLYNVRQQWVSVYQKDAFFPELYVSQQSESLNKFFKSNFNRKTSLLTFITSFDQAMAAQHEKEAQADFTTLFSKPLLRTPSPIEKQAAGIYTRAVFDRFQEEFVESLGFYADKIEDGPISRYSVTKEEDGSRSYIVRFSESDKKARCTCCMFEYSGILCRHILRVFLIVGVRTLSEEYVMKRWTRDAMTSIVLEERVVEPGLSFPECMVSWYNDLCNDVVRFGMEGAISSDLYKVAKAALQKAIAEVVAAKNMQRKGQQNMQRFVRLQKMQYKMPLPKLQPKKTPARTVQQDEVGRNKTGIKDNSLSLTDSALSGGTH, from the exons ATGGACGGAGCTCTAAGCGAAGACGGCGGGCTAATAAGAGACATCAACCACATGGACCTCAATGACAACTCAACGGACCCAAGTCACATGGCCCTTGCCCTCGGCGCCTTTGGAATCGAGCTCAACAATGCCTCCATCCCATCCGACTTCCTCCAATTGGATAGTAGCACCGACATCGGCGAGCCCTCGGTCGGAATGGAGTTTGACTCCGACGAGGCTGCAAAAGAGTACTACATAGCCTATGCCAATCACGTCGGGTTTGGTGTTCGGATGAACAAATCGCGCCGGTCTAGGAAGGATGATTCTGTCATTATGCGGAGATTCGTGTGCACGAGAGAGGGATTCCACTCAAAGAGGGTGATTTATGATGATggtaagaagaagaggaagagagggacATCGAGAGAGGGGTGTATGGCCATGATAGAGGTGATTCGTAAGGACCACGGTAAATGGATTGTTACAAAACTCGTGACAGAGCACACCCACATGGTCACCTTGCCTGGCAAAGTCCGGCCCCGTGATGACAAGATTGGGGCCGCACCGAGTAGCTCGGGCTTACTTCTTGGAGAGTCGAGCGGCAGTGGTTTTAATAATTTGAAGAACTTTAATAGAGGTATTAGGGTTAATCCTTTTGGGGAAGGGGGTGAAGCGCAAGGCCTACTAGAATACCTAAAGAGAAAGCAGGCGGAGAACCCTGCATTTTTCTACGCGATTCAagtagataataataattgtatGACTAATGTATTTTGGGCTGATGCTAAGGCTAGGATGGCGTACCGGCACTTTAGTGATGCAGTTACGTTCGATACGAGTTATAAGAAGACAAAGTACATGATGCCGTTCGCAACATTTAGAGGTGTGAACCATCATCTTCAAAGTGTTACTTTTGGGTGCGCCTTGCTTATGGATGAGACTAAGGGATCATATGTATGGCTTTTTGAGACATGGCTCGCGGCCATGGGCAGCCACCCACCTGCTTTGTTAATTGCCGATCGAGATAAGGCTATGGAAGGAGCTATTGCAAGAGTATTCCCTAACACTCGTCACCGCTTTTGTAAGTGGCACATATTAAGTCGGTGCAAACAAAAACTATCAGATATTTATCTGAAACATACTACGTTGAAAAGTGATTTGAAAGAGTGTATTAATAATTCTCAAACGATCGAAGAGTTTGAGACTCGTTGGGAGTGCATCCTTGATCGGTATAACCTGTGGGACAATGCATGGCTACAGTTGCTCTACAACGTTCGCCAACAGTGGGTCTCAGTTTATCAGAAAGATGCCTTCTTTCCTGAATTATACGTATCTCAACAATCAGAAAGCTTGAACAAGTTTTTCAAGAGCAATTTCAACAGGAAGACGTCGTTACTCACCTTCATCACCTCGTTCGACCAAGCCATGGCTGCTCAGCATGAGAAGGAAGCCCAAGCGGATTTTACTACTTTATTTTCCAAGCCTCTTCTTAGAACCCCATCACCCATCGAAAAACAAGCTGCTGGAATATACACAAGGGCAGTGTTCGATAGGTTTCAGGAGGAATTTGTCGAATCTCTTGGCTTTTATGCTGATAAAATTGAGGATGGTCCCATCAGCAGGTATAGTGTCACCAAAGAGGAGGACGGCAGCCGGAGCTATATCGTTAGATTCTCAGAATCAGATAAGAAAGCAAGATGTACCTGTTGCATGTTTGAGTACTCTGGTATTCTTTGTCGGCATATTTTGAGGGTCTTTCTGATTGTCGGGGTCCGCACTCTCTCAGAGGAGTACGTAATGAAGCGATGGACTAGGGATGCCATGACTAGTATTGTTCTAGAAGAGCGGGTGGTCGAGCCGGGACTTAGTTTCCCAGAGTGTATGGTTTCTTGGTACAATGATCTCTGCAATGATGTCGTCAGATTCGGAATGGAGGGTGCAATATCATCAGACTTATACAAGGTTGCAAAGGCAGCACTTCAGAAGGCTATTGCAGAAGTTGTTGCTGCTAAAAACATGCAAAGAAAGGGGCAGCAGAATATGCAGCGCTTTGTCAGGCTGCAGAAGATGCAATACAAGATGCCATTACCGAAATTGCAACCGAAGAAGACTCCTGCGAGGACTGTTCAGCAGGATGAAGTTGGTAGAAATAAAACAGGCATCAAAGATAATTCATT AAGTTTAACTGATTCTGCTCTCAGTGGTGGCACCCATTGA